DNA from Homo sapiens chromosome 1, GRCh38.p14 Primary Assembly:
CTAGGTCCTCCTGTAGGCCACTCTTCTTTCTGGCACAGGGACCTGCACACCTGGAGTGCCCTTCCTCCCCCACTCGCCTGTTCACCCCTGCTTTTCCTTTACACCTCCTCCTCAGGGAAGTGCCCACCCTCCGTACATCTTTCACAGCCCTGATTGCAGCTGTGTTCACTCACCAGGTACCTGCAGAAGGCCTACAGGGTGCCAGGCACTTCTTTAATGTGTTCTTTCtttatgtgattatttgattaatctctgcctcccccactagactgtaagctccctgaAGGCAAGAATCCTGTGCTTATGCTCAATATTAGCTCTCccttggcacagagtaggcactcaacaaatgctCCCCAAAAGGCTGAGTGGCTGACTGAATTAAGTACCAGTGACATGCAGTAACTGCTAAGATAGATGAGCCATCTGTATGCTCTGACAGTTACAGACTGAATAAGTTGGAGACTTCCCTAAAGGGTGGCATTTCCCCAGGGTAACAACGCAGAGCTCAGGTGTGGGAAGGTGCCAGGGGCAGGGGTGCAGAGGGGCTGAGGCTGAGGGGGGTGCAGAGGCTGGAGAAAGGATAACAGGAGAGAGTATACAGGCATGCCTTGatttattgcacttcacaggtagcagaatttttaaagaaattgaaggtTTTGGGACATATATGTGACAGCAATAGGTtaagaaaagcaaagcagagaAATTGAAGATTTGTGTCAACACTGCTTTAAGCAAATctgttggcaccatttttccaatagcatgtgccCATTTTGGGTCTCTACATTGCATTTTGGTAATTGCTTGCAATATTTCAAgcattttcattgttattatatgtgttatagtgatctgtgatcagtgatctttgatatattattgtaattgtttcGGGGCGCCATGAACCGCACCCATATAACACGGTAAACTTAATCAGCAAacgttgtgtgtgttctgactgctccaccgacCAGCCGTTCCCCCAAGTCTTTCCCTCTCTtagggcctccctattccctgagacacaacaatattgaaatgaggccaattaataaccctacaggGGCCTCTAAGTGTTGAAGTGAAAGGAatagtcacacatctctcacttaaaatcagaagctagaaatgattaaacttagtggggaaggcatgttgaaagccaagacaggctgaaagctaggccttttGCACTAAATAGCCAAGTTGtggatgcaaaggaaaagttcttgaaggaaattataagtgttactccagtgaaaacatgaataataagaaagtgaaacagctggccgggtgcggtgggtcacgcctgtaatcccagcactttggaaggccaaggcaggtggatcatgaggtcaggagtttgagaccagcctggccaacatggtgaaaccctgtctctactaaaaatacaaaaaattagccaggtgtggtggcgcgcacatgtaatctcacctactcaggaggctgaggcaggagaatcgtttgaacccgggaggcggagtttgccatgagcggagatcatgccattgcactccagcctgggtgatagagcaagactccattaaaaaaaaaaaaagtgaaacagccttgttgctgatatgaagaaacttttagtggtctggatagatcaaaTCAGCCACAATATTTCCTTaaaagccaaagcctaatctgcagcaagaccctaactctcttcagttttatgaaggctgagagaggtgatgAAGCTACAGAAAATTTAGAAGCCAGCAGAGGTTGGTTCGTGAAGTTTAATGAAAGAAGTttaagaagccatctccataacataaaagtgcaagatgaaaCAGccagtgctgatgtagaagctgcagtaagttatccagaagatataGCTAAGACAACGATGAAGGTGGCTCctctaaacaacagattttcaatgtagacaaaacagcctatATTAGAGGAAGATGCCAatctaggactttcacagctagagagaagtcaatgtctggcttcagagcttcaaaggacaggtgTTAGGGGCTAATATAGTTggtaactttaagttgaagctaatgctcatttaccattccaaaaatcctcaggcccttaagaattatgttgATTATTTAGtgtggcgtggtggcacatgcctgtagtcatagctacttgagaggctgaggtgggagtttcGCTTAAGGCCAGCAGTTAGAAGGCTGtagtgaggccaggtgcggtggctcatgcctgtaatcccagcactttgggaggccaaggtgggcagatcacgaggtcaggagattgagaccatcctggccaacacggtgaaaccctgtctgtactaaaagtacaaaaaattagccgggtgtggtggcgggtgcctgtagtcccagctacctgggaggctgaggcagaagaatcaattgaacccaggaggaggagcttgcagtgagccaagattgcgccactgcactccagcctgggcgaaagtgtgaaactctgactcaaaaaaaaaaaaaaaaagaagaaggctgtagtgagctatgatcatcatcactggactccagccttggcgacagagcaagatcctgtctctaaaaagaaaaaaaaaaaaaaggccgggcatggtggcttacgcctataatcccagcactttgggaggctgagtggggaggatcacttgaggtcaggagttcgaaaccagcctggccaacatggtgaaaccccatctccactaaaaatacaaaaaaaattagccaagtgtggtggcgcgcacctgtagtcccagctactggagaggctgaggcaggagaactgcttgaacctggaaggcggaggttacagtgagccaagatcgtgccactgcactccagcctgggtgacaaagcacgaatctgtctcaaaatagataaataaatagaaaagaatgctAATTTTACCCTGCCTGTGTCCCTGTGCTCTGGAAAAGGAACAAAGTCTGgatgatagcacatctgtttacagcatggtttactgaatattttaagcccactattgagatctactgctcagaaaaaagtattcctttaaaaatattattgctccttgacaatgcacctggagatgtacaaggagattaatgttgtttgcATGGTTGCTAATACAGTATCCATTCTGCAGCCTGTGGATTGAGGAGTAATTTCGACTTTCAAGTctgattatttaagaaatacattttgtaaagcaTGAGTTGCCAtacatagtgattcctctgatggatttgGGCAAATTCAATTGAAAACCTGGATAagattcaccattctaaatgccattaagaacatttgtgattcatgatgggaggaggtcaaaatattcatgctaacaggagtttggaagaagttgactccaaccctcatggatgacttggaggggctcaagacttcagtggaggaagtaactgcagatgtggtagaaatagcaagagaactagaattagaagtggagcctgaagatgaaactgaattgctgcaattcATGATAAAagttgaatggatgaggagttgcttatggatgagcaaagaaagcagtttcatgagatggaatctactcttgGTGAAGACGCTGTaagcattgttgaaatgacaagaaatgatttagaatattccataaacttggttgataaagcagtggcaggatttgaagaattgactccaattttgaaaaaaagttcTACAGTGGgttaaatgctatcaaacagcattgcatgctattGAGAAATCTTTTGTCAAAGGATGTCAAtcgatgtggcaaacttcactgttgtcttattttaagaaattgctacagGCACcgcaaccttcagcaaccaccaccctgatcagtcagccgCCATCAACCTCAAAGCAAGGCGCTGCACCAGtgaaaagattatgactcactaaaggctcagatgatagtaacatttttagcaataaagtatttttaaaattaaggtatgtgcattgggctgggcgctgtggctcatgcctgtaatcccagcactttgggaggccgaggtgagaggatcacttgaggtcaggagttcaagactagactggcaaacatggtgaaacttcgtctctactaaaaatacaaaaattagccagacatggtggtgtgcgtctgtaatcccagctactaaggaggctgaggcaggagaatcgctcgaacctgggaagcagaggttgcagtaagctgagatcataccaccgcactccagcctgggcgacagagtgagactccgtctcaaaaaaaaaaaaaaaaaagttatatgcatttctagacataatgctattgcacacttaacagactacagtatagtgtaaacgtAATTTTACAGGcactgagaaaaacaaaagcGGTGTGACTCACTTTAATGCCATATTAGCTTTATTGCAGTAGTCTGGAACCCAACCCTTAGAATTTTGGGGGTATGCCTTTACTCAAATGGGGCCCACCAGGGCAGAACCATCAGGGTCTAGAGTAGGAGTCAGGTGATGACTTTGAATCCCAGGTTTGTAAGGAGTGTGATTCACCTTATTAACTCGTTAGAGGATTAACTGAGTCCCCAGAGACCTCCAGGAGGCTAAACAGATGGAGGTCGAGAATATAAACCTAGCACCACACCAACTAGATGGGTTTCTCTAGACGCCTTTCACCAGGTGCTCTCTCCTTACTGGACAGCGGGGTGGACTCTGGAGAGTGGACCTGCCCCCACCTGGATTCTCCCTAGTATCCTCCGACCGCCCACTACCCCACTCCCCCAGGCTCCGCCCCGATCCCCCAGGCCCAGTTCCAGGATGACTTTGGATTGCCCGCCCTCGCCCTATCCCTGTCCCCGCTCCCGTCCTAAGATCCACTCGTTTCCTTCGCCATGGCTCCGCTCAGGTCCTAGGTCACCCTAGCCCTTCTCTCTTAGCACAGGCTCGGCCAGCCCTGGCCCTCTGGGACCCATCAGCTCCTGCGATCTCTGGCCGGCCTCGCCCTGCCTGCTCCGCCGGGCCTGGCCCGCCCCTCGGGTTCTGGCTCCGCCACCCGCCCTCGTGGGCTCTCCCCTCGCCTTGCTCTGCCCTGCGGCGCCCCCTGTCGGCCCCGCGTGCTCTCTGCGGTTGCCCCTTTCCCTCGGGCCCGCCCGCCTCGCGCGGTTGTCTTGGAGAGGGACGCGTAGGCTACGCCACCGCGGACGGGTCGGATCCGGTCCCTGGACGCGGAACAGAGATCCCCTGATTCAGCCACCCCCAGACTGAGCCCCGTAGAGTGCGTTCTTACCTTCCTGCCCCGACGAAGGTCCCAGAGACGCTGCGGACAACACCAGCATGTCGAGCGAGCAGAGCGCGCCGGGGGCCTCACCCAGGGCCCCGCGTCCGGGGACCCAGAAGTCTTCTGGCGCGGTGACCAAAAAGGGAGAGCGCGCGGCCAAAGAGAAGCCAGCGACCGTTCTGCCTCCCGTGGGGGAGGAGGAGCCCAAAAGCCCTGGTACGCTGGCGCCGGGGTTTGGGGATCGGGCTTCCAGGCTGCGTCTTCCCGGGTTCCCACTAGCTACTCACTGCTCCAAGGTTATGGCTGAACTCATACATACCTACGTTGAGTTCCTGAATCTCGGCTTGATAGATGTTTCAATTGAACTTGATCTTAAAGAACCCACACTCTGGTTTGGGATGGTGACAAATACCAATAAGATGTGATAAGATATAGAAGAGAGGAAGGCCCAGGGGGTGAGGGCATCAGGGGTGTTGCCAGGAGGTGCCTTTGAACAGAGTTTACAGatgttcattcattgattcaacaaTTACTTTCCAAATGCCAGCCATGAGGCCAGATATGTCACGGAGGAGAACGAGGTGGACACAGTCCTGCCCCCATGGGGTTTACATCctctgggaaaagaaaatgagtagaATGGTATAAGTAGAGGTATGGCCCTTTTTGTTGCAAGTGATAGAACCCCAATCAAACTAAGCATGAAGGGGAAATGTATCCGAAGTCTTCTTGATACAAATCTGCCAGCTTCGTCATCACGGGGACAAGAACTTGCTGTCTCTGGAATCGAAGTAAAACAACTTGGGAAAAAGATCTGATCATCCAGCATTAGCCAGGTACTATCTCTTTGTCAGTGCTGGTGGATGGGGAGAAGGAATTATAGGAGCTGGAGAAACAACATCTTCTGGAAGGGAAGACAAGACAGTATACAATCCCCTACAGGTACGAAGCCAGTTAcattcaaaacacacacacacacacacacacacacacacacacacacacacacacacacagacatggcTGCTGTATAGAATACAGGGTGGAAGGAGGCAAACAGATGAGTTACCGGACTATTTCAACAGCCTAGTCTGGGGACAGTGGGAGTTGGGATAGGGCAGTGAGAATGGTGAGGCTTGGTTGAGTTAGGCTCCTCAGAGAAACACTTTTGAGGTAGAAGTAATAAGAGTTGGCGAAGGACTGGACAGGGTAGGgagtgagtgacagagcaagaaagatTCTGAGGCTTCTGGACTGGGCACTGGGTGGGAGGAAGTGCCATTCATGGAGATGGGAAAGGCCAAAGGAGGTGCATGTAAGGGAGGAGCTCTAAGGGGTGATGCCAGCTGGACAGCTGGACACATGGGTCAGCAGTGCCTGAGAGGTTAGGGGTGGAGTTGTGACTTTGGGTGAAGTTGTGACTTTGGGAGCTGCTGATGTTCTGGCATAATTAAGTCCTGGCAATGAAAGAGACCCCTCAAGGAGGCAGGGAGTATAAttagagaagaggagagggctCAGGATCCAGCCTTACAGGTTGTAGAGGATGGCAGGGAAACCTGAGCAGCCAGCAGAGAGGTAGGAGAGAATGGGAGTGATGCCTGCACAGGCACCTGGATAGGACAACATGGAGGTCATGGTGGCCTTAGCAGACACCAACTGTGTGCTGTGGCAGGGGCAGATGTGGGCTCGTGTCCGGTAGAGAGTGATGGCTGATATAGGAAGGTGTAGGGATTTAGAGGAAATCCTATCTAATGGCTTTTATTTCTGAAGAAGCTACGAGGTGAGATCATTAGTGAGCATAAGAAAGGGGTGTGGAAGGGGAAAAGAGCTGTGCTGTGTGACAGGTAACTATCTGCTAAAGTGCAGAGAGCCCATTTCCATCCAGGCATGAAGTACTACAGGGCAGCGCTCTTTTAGAGCAGGGCTTCTCAAGGTGTTGTCCTTGGACCAGCAACTTCAGCATCATCTGGGAAgttgctaaaaatgcaaaatcaggGCTCTCACCTGGGCTACAGAATCAGAATTTCTGTAGGATAGGGCCCAGGAAATTGTTTTAGCAGgctctccaggtgatttttaAGATGTTAAAACTTGAGAATCTCTGTTCTTGAGAAGGGAGGTATGAGTGAAGCAAGGAAGCATGAGGGGCTCTCCCAGCAGAGGGAAGTTTGGGAGGGCAGGGAGGTGTGCAGGAGCCAGCCAGACCAgggggtcactgcaacctccctatGCCTTCTCTTACCTGCTTCGCCCATTTGGCTGTGCCTGGGTTACCACTGATGGCCAGACACAGGAGGAAAATGCCTCTCATGCCTTTCCCCATGAACCCTCGAGCCTCTCTGCATCCTGCCAGCTCCTCCACTCCCTCAGGCAGGCTCCCTACTGCTGAGCTGCAGGTGTCCCTCCTGGCACAGCTCCTGCAGCACCTGCCCCTGTGGCCAGCGTGCTGTTCTGTGGAGCTCCAGGCTGTCCGGCACTTGGCAGGGACTCCCATCCTATCTCTAGGAGCCACTTCTTCCTGGGATGCCTATGGTGGGGAGCCAGAAAGAGCAAGTGTCCCTTGAAGACTCAGAGTCTCAAGTTTGCATAGCACAGCCCTCAGGTTGGGATGTGGTGGGCGCGTGTGAATTAATATAACTcagaaatgagttaatatttctaAAGCATTTCAAACAGCACTGGACACTAGGAAGTGCCATATAAACACACTGGACAGgggaaatgttaaataaaagtatCGTTCTGCTGCTCTTGGGTGTATGTGTAGGGAAGGAGTGGGAGTGGAAAGGAACTCACATCGGGCCTGCGCTTTCTCCCAGGGACCCTGAGCAGTTCCAGCAGGGAAGGAGGACTTgtgaggaggaggctgggctggggacaCCTGGGAAAGGCGGAAGCCCGGGCTGGGAGTGGAGAGCAGGGGTGGCAGTCGCTTTGACCTGGGGGTGGGGAAGCCAGCACACAGAAGAGGGGACCCCGTTGTCTACCGTGCACGCACGCCCGTTAGTCCCCTTTCTCCGAGCTCTTGCTTTCCCCGTTTCCTATCAAGTGTTTTCAGCGTCCGTACTTCCAAGCGTTTGCAAGTTGAATGGCTGCAAAAATATCCGTCTGAGGAGGGCCCCTCCGCCCGCGCGGGAGAGCTTGGGGATGCGGGGGTGGGCGTGGCCCCTTCTCTCACGCCCCTGCCTGCCCCCGCAGAGGAGTACCAGTGCTCCGGGGTCCTCGAGACCGACTTCGCCGAGCTCTGCACGCGGTGGGGCTACACGGACTTCCCCAAAGTTGTCAACCGGCCCCGCCCCCACCCGCCCTTCGTCCCCTCCGCCTCTTTGTCGGAAAAGGCCACCTTAGGTGAGTGACAGTGGAGCTCCCCGGTGCCTGCCAGGGCCGCCTagtccatcctcagcctcccttcCCACGCCGGGCCAAATGGAGGGACGCGgggcggtgtgtgtgtgtgagtcggCGGTATTCGACGAGGccggtggggaggtgggggagtctcCCGTCTTCCTTTCCAACCCAGCAGAGGCGCGAGTGGCCGGAGAGGCAGAGTCCGCAGGCCGGCGCCTCCCCTCTGGCGGTGTCCTCCAATCCCACCCGGGCACCCGTGGGCCGGCCCGGCGTGGGGCCCTGGAGGTGGCTGttcccctccctcctcacctctgccttccagacgATCCGCGGCTGTCGGGGTCCTGCAGCCTCAATAGCCTGGAGAGCAAATACGTGTTCTTCCGGCCCACCATCCAGGTGGAGCTGGAGCAGGAGGACAGCAAGTCAGTGAAGGAAATCTACATCCGCGGTGagccccgctccccccacccgcCCCAGCTCCCTCCCGCTCCCCTGGAGCCTCCCAGGTCTGAGGCACCTGCCTCCTCTTGGCCCGCAGGTTGGAAGGTTGAGGAACGGATTCTGGGTGTCTTCTCTAAATGTCTGCCCCCGCTTACCCAGCTACAGGCCATCAAGTGAGAGGCACTGAGGGGATGGGCGGGGGACCAGAGTGGGAGTTGGGGCTCCTGGTGGCTTGGGAGAGAGAACCAAGGGGCATGGGAGACCCTGGCGACGGTGGGGAGGTcgggggtgggggatgaggaaGGGCACCGCTGGGAGAACGGTGTGGGGAGGGTTTTCCAGTAGGAGGGGGCGCTCTAGCTCTGTGTTTCTGCACTTCCCGCCCACGACAGCTTGTGGAAGGTGGGGCTGACCGATAAGACCCTGACCACCTTCATCGAGCTCCTGCCTCTCTGTTCATCCACGCTCAGGTCAGCAGACTGGGAGGCCCCCTGTGCCTGGGAAGCCTGGCTGGGCGGGTGGTCAGAGGGGAGCAGTGTGGGGATGGAAGTGGCAGGTCCCAGCTCCTGTGGGCCTGCCTGGCATCCCTGTGGAAGCAGAAGCAGGCAATGTCTGTTGGATCATGATACCTCCATTAGACAAGAAGCCAGGTCCGCTTTTCTGCCCACACCAGCACCCAAAGAGCCTGATCTTCAGGGGCTCAACCTGTCTCCCCTGCATTAGTCTCATTACCCTCCACTCCCTCCCCAGAGGTTCTCGCTCTCCTTCCTGGCTGCCTGGGGCTCTGGCCCTGTACTGGGGGCTGGTAAGAAACAGTTCTTATCCTCCAGGAACTCGCagtccagggagggagagaaaaggacaCAAGAATAAATACTGCAGGGCAATGTGGAGACTGGTGATGGAGGACTGGTTCATCAGAGGAGGGAGTGGGCAGAGAGAAGTGCCACCCACTTTATGGATGTGAGGCAGGAAGACCTGGAAGACTGCCTGGAGGAGGTGGTACTGAGCTGAAGGAGGCCTAGGAGCAGGCCAGAGAGGGAATTGGGAAAGGGTGTACTTGTATGGGAAGGAGCAGGAGCAAGGCATGGGGCAGGGTAACTACAGGTGTGGTTGGGAGTGTAAGGGGCAAGGCTGATTTGGCCCTGCCCCTTCTCTAGGCTCCCACAGCACCCTGCCTCTTCTTGCTTCATGGTGGCGGGGGGGTACCCCTCCATGCAGTGGCTTGCCTGTCTTCCTCCTGTAGATGGCATGGatgctccttgagggcagggactgtgtcttctTCAGCTGGGGGTCCCCAGCACTCTGTGTAAAACACCATGAAACATATTTCCTTCCATCATGGGAATTAGCTAGCAGAAAACAACTATATGAATTCATCTGTAAATAATGTGTAAAAGTAAATCATAGcaacataaacaaatttaaactGAATAATCAAGTTTATGTGACAGACGAGGCAGGCTGAAAGGttgaacaaaataagaaatcatGGGAGCAAATTTTTACATAGCGTCATTTCTAGCCATTAGTTCAGTTTTTGCTGTGACTTAGAAAAGGACCTCCATTCTTACAGCACTGTTAGAGAAGCAACTGCCATGTGGAGGCTCATGTTGTAGTTATCTCTTGCTGTGTGACAAATTAACCCCAAGATTCAGTGGCTTAAAAGGACATACATTTATGATCTCATAGCTGCTGTGAGATGACCTGGGGGTGGGCTAGCTGAGTGCTCTGGCTCAGGGTTTGAGGTTGCGGTACAGCTGCTGACTGTGGCTGCACTTACCTCAAGGATCAACTGTGGTGGAGAATCTGCCTCCAGGCTCACTTATGTGGCTGCCTGGGCCTCTCCACAGGCTGCCTGAGTGTCCTTACCACATGGCAGCTGGCCAGCTGAGAGAGTGCCAGAGAGCACTCAAGACGGAAGCCACCGCCTTTGTAGCCTAAACCTGGAGGTGCTGTCCCATCTCTTCTGCCATGTTCTGTtcattagaagtgagtcacttatttccctccaccccaccccccacctcttcttttttttttggagacagagtcttgctatgtcgcccagactagagtgcagtggcacaatcttggctcactgcaacctccgcctcctggattcaagtgattcttctgcctcagcctcccaagtagctgggattacaggtgcacgccaccatgtcccgctaattttttgtatttttagtaaagacggggtttcaccctgttgcccaggctggtctcgaactcctgagctcaggcaatctgcccgccttggcctcaaaaagtgctgggattacaggcgtgagccactgtgcctggccagaagtgaGTCACTTCTAATGTGAAGTCCACACTCAAGGGGAAGGAATGACACAGGGGCATGAGTTCCAGGAGGTGGGGACCACTGAAGGCCATCTTAGGGGCTACCCTACCATGGGTCACCAACTTTGGGGAGCAGTCCCTTCACAATGGGCACATCTGTGAATTTTTAGTCTGGGGAATTGTCACATATATTTCCTATATTGGGGGGGCAATCCTTTGACTCTACTTCCTAGCTGCTTCCCAGAGACGCACACTTCCTCTCTGTTCCCTTCCCT
Protein-coding regions in this window:
- the LRRC71 gene encoding leucine-rich repeat-containing protein 71 isoform X11, whose amino-acid sequence is MSSEQSAPGASPRAPRPGTQKSSGAVTKKGERAAKEKPATVLPPVGEEEPKSPEEYQCSGVLETDFAELCTRWGYTDFPKVVNRPRPHPPFVPSASLSEKATLDDPRLSGSCSLNSLESKYVFFRPTIQVELEQEDSKSVKEIYIRGWKVEERILGVFSKCLPPLTQLQAINLWKVGLTDKTLTTFIELLPLCSSTLRKVSLEGNPLPEQSYHKLMALDSTIAHLSLRNNNIDDRGAQLLGQALSTLHSCNRTLVSLNLGFNHIGDEGAGYIADGLRLNRSLLWLSLAHNRIQDKGALKLAEVLRAFELTHTEVVERRRLLLEKGTQERSRSEGALASSPLPSHL
- the LRRC71 gene encoding leucine-rich repeat-containing protein 71 isoform X9, whose translation is MSSEQSAPGASPRAPRPGTQKSSGAVTKKGERAAKEKPATVLPPVGEEEPKSPEEYQCSGVLETDFAELCTRWGYTDFPKVVNRPRPHPPFVPSASLSEKATLDDPRLSGSCSLNSLESKYVFFRPTIQVELEQEDSKSVKEIYIRGWKVEERILGVFSKCLPPLTQLQAINLWKVGLTDKTLTTFIELLPLCSSTLRKVSLEGNPLPEQSYHKLMALDSTIAHLSLRNNNIDDRGAQLLGQALSTLHSCNRTLVSLNLGFNHIGDEGAGYIADGLRLNRSLLWLSLAHNRIQDKGALKLAEVLRAFELTHTEVVERRRLLLEKGTQERSRSGLWLLPPFPPICEHSPPPLDTGTPKRTVRRVRW